A window of Micrococcus endophyticus contains these coding sequences:
- a CDS encoding ABC-F family ATP-binding cassette domain-containing protein encodes MLTVTDVELRVGARLLMDEVNFRVDKGDKVGLVGRNGAGKTTLTKILAGGGQPTAGSVTRTGRIGYLPQDPKVEDMDQSGRDRILSARDLDHTIRRMREAEAGMAAVDDVERQRAMDRYSRLEAEFEARGGYAAESEAARITSNLGLPDRVLDQPLHTLSGGQRRRVELARILFSDADIMLLDEPTNHLDHDSIVWLRDYLKTYPGGLLMISHDVELMEMTVNKVLYLDANRQTMDVYNMTWKNYLAQRQQDEARRRREFANAEKKASALMAQAEKMRAKATKATAAQNMIKRAERLMRGVEGERAADRVAAIRFPTPQASGKTPLRAENLSKSYGSLEIFTGVDLAIDRGSRVVILGYNGAGKTTLLRMLAGEEAPDTGEVQEGHGLKLGYFAQEHDTLDQDASVLDNMRHAAPQLGDTQARTLLGSFLFQGDDVDKPARVLSGGEKTRLALATLVASSANVLLLDEPTNNLDPASREEILGALRQYEGAVVLVTHDEGAVEALDPERVVLLPDGVEDLWNEDYKDLITLA; translated from the coding sequence ATGCTGACCGTCACCGATGTCGAACTGCGCGTGGGCGCCCGCCTCCTCATGGACGAGGTGAACTTCCGCGTGGACAAGGGGGACAAGGTCGGGCTCGTGGGCCGCAACGGCGCCGGCAAGACGACGCTCACCAAGATCCTCGCCGGCGGCGGCCAGCCCACGGCCGGCTCCGTGACCCGCACGGGCCGGATCGGCTACCTGCCCCAGGACCCCAAGGTCGAGGACATGGACCAGTCCGGCCGGGACCGCATCCTCTCCGCGCGGGACCTGGACCACACCATCCGCCGCATGCGCGAGGCCGAGGCCGGCATGGCCGCCGTCGACGACGTCGAGCGCCAGCGCGCGATGGACCGCTACTCCCGGCTCGAGGCGGAGTTCGAGGCCCGCGGCGGCTACGCGGCCGAGTCCGAGGCCGCCCGGATCACCTCCAACCTGGGCCTGCCGGACCGCGTGCTCGACCAGCCGCTGCACACCCTCTCCGGCGGCCAGCGCCGCCGCGTGGAGCTCGCCCGCATCCTCTTCTCCGACGCGGACATCATGCTGCTGGACGAGCCCACCAACCACCTGGACCACGACTCGATCGTGTGGCTGCGCGACTACCTCAAGACCTATCCGGGCGGCCTGCTGATGATCTCCCACGACGTGGAGCTCATGGAGATGACCGTCAACAAGGTCCTCTACCTGGACGCCAACCGGCAGACCATGGACGTCTACAACATGACGTGGAAGAACTACCTCGCACAGCGCCAGCAGGACGAGGCGCGCCGCCGTCGCGAGTTCGCCAACGCCGAGAAAAAGGCCTCGGCCCTGATGGCCCAGGCCGAGAAGATGCGCGCCAAGGCCACCAAGGCCACCGCCGCGCAGAACATGATCAAGCGCGCCGAGCGGCTGATGCGCGGCGTCGAGGGCGAGCGCGCCGCGGATCGCGTGGCCGCCATCCGGTTCCCCACCCCCCAGGCCTCCGGCAAGACGCCCCTGCGCGCCGAGAACCTCTCCAAGTCCTACGGCTCCCTCGAGATCTTCACCGGCGTGGACCTGGCGATCGACCGCGGCTCCCGCGTGGTGATCCTCGGCTACAACGGCGCCGGCAAGACCACCCTGCTGCGCATGCTGGCGGGGGAGGAGGCCCCGGACACGGGCGAGGTCCAGGAGGGGCACGGCCTGAAGCTGGGCTACTTCGCCCAGGAGCACGACACGCTGGACCAGGACGCCTCCGTGCTGGACAACATGCGCCACGCCGCCCCGCAGCTCGGCGACACCCAGGCGCGCACGCTCCTCGGCTCGTTCCTCTTCCAGGGCGACGACGTGGACAAGCCCGCCCGCGTCCTCTCCGGCGGCGAGAAGACCCGCCTGGCCCTGGCCACCCTCGTGGCCTCCAGCGCCAACGTGCTGCTGCTCGACGAGCCCACCAACAACCTGGACCCCGCCTCGCGCGAGGAGATCCTGGGCGCCCTGCGCCAGTACGAGGGCGCGGTCGTGCTCGTCACGCACGACGAGGGCGCCGTCGAGGCACTCGACCCCGAGCGCGTGGTCCTGCTGCCGGACGGCGTCGAGGACCTGTGGAACGAGGACTACAAGGACCTCATCACCCTGGCCTGA
- a CDS encoding neutral zinc metallopeptidase, with protein MSFNDNVQIDAGRARSGGGGMGGRGLAIGGGGGLLALLLAIFAPGLAGQLGIDTGGSTGQSQYQQQGAGGTQPVSDEECSTGADANRNTDCRVIAATEAADQFWGEYMSQFSDVDWRQPQLTLFAGSVSTGCGSASSAMGPFYCPADESMYFDTSFFETLQSDFGAEGGPLAEQYIVAHEYGHHVQHVTGYLQYSRDGSTGPESGAVRAELQADCLAGMWAGAATTTVDPESGEPYLQPISREQLRQAIDAAAAVGDDRIQEMSTGRVNPEAFTHGSSEQRMAWFLRGYETSQQEPDFRQCDTFRASSLDI; from the coding sequence ATGAGCTTCAACGACAACGTGCAGATCGACGCCGGCCGCGCGCGCTCGGGCGGGGGCGGGATGGGCGGCCGCGGGCTGGCCATCGGCGGCGGCGGCGGCCTGCTCGCGTTGCTGCTCGCGATCTTCGCCCCCGGCCTGGCCGGGCAGCTCGGCATCGACACCGGCGGCTCCACCGGCCAGAGCCAGTACCAGCAGCAGGGCGCCGGCGGCACCCAGCCCGTGTCGGACGAGGAGTGCTCCACGGGCGCGGACGCCAACCGCAACACCGACTGCCGCGTGATCGCCGCCACCGAGGCGGCGGACCAGTTCTGGGGCGAGTACATGTCCCAGTTCTCGGACGTGGACTGGCGTCAGCCGCAGCTCACCCTCTTCGCCGGCAGCGTGAGCACCGGCTGCGGCAGCGCGTCCTCGGCCATGGGCCCGTTCTACTGCCCGGCGGACGAGTCCATGTACTTCGACACCTCGTTCTTCGAGACCCTGCAGTCGGACTTCGGCGCCGAGGGCGGCCCGCTGGCGGAGCAGTACATCGTGGCCCACGAGTACGGCCACCATGTCCAGCACGTCACCGGCTACCTGCAGTACTCGCGGGACGGCAGCACCGGCCCTGAGTCGGGCGCCGTGCGCGCCGAGCTCCAGGCCGACTGCCTCGCGGGCATGTGGGCCGGCGCCGCGACCACCACCGTGGACCCCGAGTCCGGCGAGCCCTACCTGCAGCCTATCTCCCGCGAGCAGCTGCGCCAGGCGATCGATGCCGCGGCCGCCGTGGGCGACGACCGCATCCAGGAGATGTCCACCGGCCGCGTGAACCCGGAGGCCTTCACCCACGGCTCCTCCGAGCAGCGCATGGCGTGGTTCCTGCGCGGCTACGAGACCTCCCAGCAGGAGCCGGACTTCCGCCAGTGCGACACCTTCCGCGCATCCTCGCTGGACATCTGA
- a CDS encoding metal-sulfur cluster assembly factor, which translates to MTETANQVPTEDVREALKDVIDPELGVNVVDLGLLYGLHYAEDGALLVDMTLTTAACPLTDEIEDQVSRAIGTMVDEWRLNWVWMPPWGPERITEDGRDQMRALGFNI; encoded by the coding sequence ATGACCGAGACCGCGAACCAGGTGCCCACGGAGGACGTCCGTGAGGCCCTCAAGGACGTGATCGACCCGGAGCTCGGCGTCAACGTCGTGGACCTGGGCCTGCTCTACGGGCTGCACTACGCCGAGGACGGCGCGCTGCTCGTGGACATGACCCTCACCACCGCGGCGTGCCCGCTGACCGACGAGATCGAGGACCAGGTCTCGCGCGCCATCGGCACCATGGTGGACGAGTGGCGCCTGAACTGGGTCTGGATGCCGCCGTGGGGTCCCGAGCGGATCACCGAGGACGGCCGCGACCAGATGCGGGCCCTCGGCTTCAACATCTGA
- the sufC gene encoding Fe-S cluster assembly ATPase SufC — protein sequence MATLQITDLHVQIETENGPKEILKGLSLTIETGQTHAIMGPNGSGKSTLASTIAGHPRYEVTSGSITLDGEDVLEMGVDERAQAGLFLAMQYPVEIPGVTMTNFLRTAKTALDGEAPSLRTWTKDVKGAFEALQIDPAFMNRNVNEGFSGGEKKRAEILQLELFKPKFAILDETDSGLDVDALRIVSEGVNRAAEQNEMGTLLITHYTRILNYIKPDHVHVLVDGRVAESGGPELAAQLEAEGYARFEKAAAGV from the coding sequence ATGGCAACCCTGCAGATCACCGACCTGCACGTGCAGATCGAGACCGAGAACGGCCCCAAGGAGATCCTCAAGGGTCTCTCCCTCACCATCGAGACCGGCCAGACCCACGCCATCATGGGCCCCAACGGCTCCGGCAAGTCCACGCTGGCCTCCACCATCGCCGGCCACCCGCGCTACGAGGTCACCTCCGGCTCCATCACCCTCGACGGCGAGGACGTGCTGGAGATGGGCGTCGACGAGCGCGCCCAGGCCGGCCTGTTCCTGGCCATGCAGTACCCCGTGGAGATCCCGGGCGTCACCATGACCAACTTCCTGCGCACCGCCAAGACCGCCCTCGACGGCGAGGCCCCCTCGCTGCGCACCTGGACCAAGGACGTCAAGGGCGCCTTCGAGGCCCTGCAGATCGACCCGGCGTTCATGAACCGCAACGTCAACGAGGGCTTCTCCGGCGGCGAGAAGAAGCGCGCCGAGATCCTCCAGCTCGAGCTGTTCAAGCCGAAGTTCGCCATCCTCGATGAGACCGACTCCGGCCTCGACGTGGACGCGCTGCGCATCGTCTCCGAGGGCGTGAACCGAGCCGCCGAGCAGAACGAGATGGGCACCCTGCTCATCACCCACTACACGCGCATCCTCAACTACATCAAGCCGGACCACGTGCACGTGCTCGTGGACGGCCGCGTGGCCGAGTCCGGCGGCCCGGAGCTCGCCGCGCAGCTCGAGGCCGAGGGCTACGCCCGCTTCGAGAAGGCCGCGGCGGGGGTCTGA
- the sufD gene encoding Fe-S cluster assembly protein SufD, whose protein sequence is MTDTVENTQGSMIPGMGEEGEKLTVAQTSSPRAGAPERNAAGSRADRVSSYELADFPVLTGREEDWRFTPLKRLGGLHLPEGDDARLTGAAPSVTVAEQVGVRVETVARDDARVGSVLTPDDRVSAAAWNSVAQATVVTVSGEVAEPVRIDVVGSSAEPAAMHLTVIVEENAQADVVLAHRGTAVLAQNVEFDVRRDARLNVVSLQAWEDDAVHVSAQQASVATNARFKHVAVSHGGSVVRLTPTSRFAAERGEAEMYGLYFADAGQHLENRLFVDHNQPRCVSNVLYKGALQGADARTVWVGDVLIRKEAEGTDTYEKNQNLLLSDGARADSVPNLEIETGVIEGAGHASATGRFDETQLFYLMARGISETEARRLIVRGFLNEIIQKIGVRDVEDELTAVMEDELRIAAL, encoded by the coding sequence ATGACCGACACCGTGGAGAACACCCAGGGCAGCATGATCCCCGGCATGGGCGAGGAGGGCGAGAAGCTCACCGTGGCCCAGACGTCGTCCCCGCGCGCCGGCGCGCCCGAGCGTAACGCCGCCGGGTCCCGCGCCGACCGCGTCAGCTCCTACGAGCTGGCCGACTTCCCCGTGCTCACCGGGCGCGAGGAGGACTGGCGCTTCACCCCGCTCAAGCGCCTCGGCGGGCTGCACCTGCCCGAGGGCGACGACGCCCGCCTCACCGGCGCCGCCCCGTCCGTGACCGTGGCCGAGCAGGTCGGCGTGCGCGTGGAGACCGTGGCCCGGGACGACGCCCGCGTCGGCTCGGTCCTCACCCCGGACGACCGGGTGTCCGCGGCCGCCTGGAACTCCGTGGCCCAGGCCACCGTGGTCACCGTCTCCGGCGAGGTCGCCGAGCCGGTGCGCATCGACGTCGTCGGCTCCTCCGCCGAGCCGGCCGCGATGCACCTGACCGTGATCGTCGAGGAGAACGCCCAGGCCGACGTCGTGCTCGCCCACCGCGGAACCGCCGTGCTGGCCCAGAACGTCGAGTTCGACGTGCGCCGCGACGCCCGCCTCAACGTGGTCTCGCTGCAGGCGTGGGAGGACGACGCCGTGCACGTGTCCGCCCAGCAGGCCTCCGTGGCCACGAACGCGCGGTTCAAGCACGTGGCCGTCTCGCACGGCGGCTCCGTGGTGCGCCTGACCCCGACCTCGCGGTTCGCCGCCGAGCGCGGCGAGGCCGAGATGTACGGCCTGTACTTCGCCGACGCCGGCCAGCACCTGGAGAACCGGCTGTTCGTGGACCACAACCAGCCGCGCTGCGTCTCGAACGTGCTCTACAAGGGCGCCCTGCAGGGGGCCGACGCCCGCACCGTGTGGGTGGGCGACGTGCTCATCCGCAAGGAGGCCGAGGGCACGGACACGTACGAGAAGAACCAGAACCTGCTGCTCTCCGACGGGGCGCGCGCCGACTCGGTGCCGAACCTGGAGATCGAGACCGGCGTGATCGAGGGGGCGGGCCACGCCTCGGCGACGGGCCGCTTCGACGAGACCCAGCTGTTCTACCTGATGGCCCGCGGCATCTCGGAGACCGAGGCCCGCCGCCTGATCGTGCGCGGCTTCCTCAACGAGATCATCCAGAAGATCGGCGTCCGCGACGTCGAGGACGAGCTCACCGCCGTCATGGAGGACGAGCTGCGCATCGCCGCGCTCTGA
- the sufB gene encoding Fe-S cluster assembly protein SufB → MTDQIVQRDPVENADPGVIQEILDKNPELNAIGAYQYGWADSDAAGEKAVRGLNEDVVRDISGKKDEPEWMRNLRLKALKYFERKPMPAWGPDLSGIDFDNIKYFVRSTEGQAKTWEDLPEDIRNTYERLGIPEAERERLVAGVAAQYESEVVYHQIREDLEEQGVVFLDTDTALKEHPEIFEEYFGTVIPVGDNKFASLNTAVWSGGSFVYVPKGVHVEIPLQAYFRINTENMGQFERTLIIADEDSYVHYIEGCTAPIYNSDSLHSAVVEIVVKKNARVRYTTIQNWSTNVYNLVTKRAVVESGGTMEWVDGNIGSKVTMKYPAVYLTGEHATGETLSVAFAGKDQHQDTGSKMVHMAPNTSSSIVSKSVARNGGRAAYRGLVQVTEGAKNSANSVVCDALLVDTVSRSDTYPYIDIREDDVTLGHEATVSKVSEEQLFYLMSRGLSEDEAMAMIVRGFIEPIARELPMEYALELNKLIELQMEGSVG, encoded by the coding sequence ATGACTGACCAGATCGTCCAGCGGGACCCCGTGGAGAACGCCGACCCCGGCGTGATCCAGGAGATCCTCGACAAGAACCCCGAACTGAACGCCATCGGCGCCTACCAGTACGGCTGGGCCGACTCCGACGCGGCGGGCGAGAAGGCCGTCCGTGGCCTCAACGAGGACGTCGTCCGCGACATCTCCGGCAAGAAGGACGAACCGGAGTGGATGCGGAACCTGCGCCTGAAGGCGCTCAAGTACTTCGAGCGCAAGCCGATGCCCGCGTGGGGCCCGGACCTGTCCGGGATCGACTTCGACAACATCAAGTACTTCGTTCGCTCCACCGAGGGCCAGGCCAAGACCTGGGAGGACCTGCCCGAGGACATCCGCAACACCTACGAGCGCCTCGGCATCCCCGAGGCCGAGCGCGAGCGCCTCGTGGCCGGCGTCGCCGCCCAGTACGAGTCCGAGGTCGTCTACCACCAGATCCGCGAGGACCTGGAGGAGCAGGGCGTCGTGTTCCTGGACACGGACACCGCCCTCAAGGAGCACCCCGAGATCTTCGAGGAGTACTTCGGCACCGTGATCCCGGTGGGCGACAACAAGTTCGCCTCCCTGAACACGGCCGTGTGGTCCGGCGGCTCCTTCGTGTACGTGCCCAAGGGCGTGCACGTGGAGATCCCGCTCCAGGCCTACTTCCGCATCAACACGGAGAACATGGGCCAGTTCGAGCGGACGCTGATCATCGCGGACGAGGACTCCTACGTCCACTACATCGAGGGCTGCACCGCCCCGATCTACAACTCCGACTCGCTGCACTCCGCGGTCGTGGAGATCGTGGTGAAGAAGAACGCCCGTGTGCGCTACACCACCATCCAGAACTGGTCCACGAACGTGTACAACCTCGTGACCAAGCGCGCCGTCGTCGAGTCCGGCGGCACCATGGAGTGGGTCGACGGCAACATCGGCTCCAAGGTGACCATGAAGTACCCCGCCGTGTACCTCACCGGCGAGCACGCCACCGGCGAGACCCTCTCCGTGGCGTTCGCGGGCAAGGACCAGCACCAGGACACCGGCTCCAAGATGGTCCACATGGCGCCGAACACCTCGAGCTCCATCGTGTCCAAGTCCGTGGCCCGCAACGGCGGCCGCGCCGCCTACCGCGGCCTCGTGCAGGTGACCGAGGGCGCCAAGAACTCGGCCAACTCCGTGGTCTGCGACGCCCTGCTGGTGGACACCGTGTCCCGCTCGGACACGTACCCCTACATCGACATCCGCGAGGACGACGTGACCCTCGGCCACGAGGCCACCGTCTCCAAGGTGTCCGAGGAGCAGCTCTTCTACCTGATGAGCCGCGGCCTCTCCGAGGACGAGGCCATGGCCATGATCGTGCGCGGCTTCATCGAGCCGATCGCGCGCGAGCTGCCCATGGAGTACGCCCTCGAGCTCAACAAGCTGATCGAACTGCAGATGGAAGGATCGGTGGGCTGA
- a CDS encoding helix-turn-helix domain-containing protein, translating to MVYSDLPSHRAAPAPAEGTRERVLQLVLTRGPVSAAEIGRELELTAAAVRRHLDALEEDALVEVKRVTSARGAGRPSRRYVVTSHAQEHLPKDHLAVALHSLARLEELGGDEEVRRTARRAFRDVEERFAAAVDGRDTELQERTRILASVLDDAGFAGTLRHFGAGLAPTLRADQVCQGHCPFQGIPARHPQFCEEETELFARLLQVDVRRLSTLAAGAHVCTTHVPLGRD from the coding sequence GTGGTGTATTCCGACCTGCCTTCGCATCGTGCCGCCCCGGCGCCCGCCGAGGGCACGCGCGAGCGCGTCCTCCAGCTGGTCCTCACCCGGGGACCGGTGAGCGCGGCGGAGATCGGCAGGGAGCTGGAGCTGACGGCCGCGGCCGTCCGACGTCACCTGGACGCCCTCGAGGAGGACGCCCTCGTGGAGGTCAAGCGGGTCACCTCGGCGCGCGGGGCCGGCCGGCCCTCCCGCCGCTACGTCGTGACCTCCCACGCCCAGGAGCACCTGCCCAAGGACCACCTCGCCGTGGCCCTGCACTCCCTAGCCCGGCTCGAGGAGCTCGGCGGGGACGAGGAGGTCCGCCGCACCGCCCGCCGCGCGTTCCGTGACGTGGAGGAGCGGTTCGCCGCCGCCGTCGACGGCCGGGACACCGAGCTCCAGGAGCGCACCCGCATCCTGGCCTCGGTGCTGGACGACGCCGGCTTCGCCGGAACGCTGCGCCACTTCGGCGCGGGCCTGGCGCCCACCCTGCGCGCCGACCAGGTGTGCCAGGGCCACTGCCCCTTCCAGGGAATCCCGGCGCGCCATCCGCAGTTCTGTGAAGAGGAGACCGAGCTGTTCGCCCGCCTGCTGCAGGTGGACGTGCGCCGCCTGTCCACCCTCGCCGCCGGCGCCCACGTGTGCACCACGCACGTGCCGCTGGGCCGAGACTGA
- a CDS encoding ABC transporter ATP-binding protein has product MVPRPVLTPDPAPRDEPVLRLRDVHRSLGRGRARTPVLRGVDLTARAGAVTVLLGPNGAGKSTTLGLCHGMDRPDAGAVRVFGADPWRAPADLRARIGVMWQEGGLPPSVPARRFVGHVASLYRDPMPVEPLLERLLIADVAGRPLRRLSGGQRQRVALAAALVGRPDMLFLDEPTAGLDPETRPVVHEVVREQTARGAAVLLTTHLLDDAERLADDVAILRAGRVVRAGSLADLTRVAEGDVVDVDFGDAAPEAVRAWADALPEPLRAAGLAEPARLRVAGVHGPAELAALAASWHRHALMPTRFERAGLRLEQILRETAA; this is encoded by the coding sequence ATGGTGCCCCGACCTGTCCTGACCCCGGATCCCGCACCGCGCGACGAGCCCGTCCTGCGCCTGCGCGACGTCCACCGGAGCCTCGGCCGCGGCCGCGCGCGCACCCCCGTCCTGCGCGGCGTGGACCTCACGGCCCGCGCCGGCGCCGTCACCGTGCTGCTCGGCCCCAACGGCGCCGGCAAGTCCACCACGCTCGGCCTCTGCCACGGCATGGACCGCCCCGACGCCGGCGCCGTCCGGGTGTTCGGCGCGGACCCCTGGCGCGCGCCCGCGGACCTGCGCGCCCGCATCGGCGTGATGTGGCAGGAGGGCGGCCTGCCGCCCTCGGTGCCCGCCCGCCGGTTCGTGGGCCACGTGGCCTCCCTCTACCGGGACCCGATGCCCGTGGAGCCGCTGCTCGAGCGCCTGCTGATCGCCGACGTCGCCGGCCGGCCCCTGCGCCGGCTCTCCGGTGGCCAGCGCCAGCGGGTCGCCCTCGCCGCGGCCCTCGTGGGCCGCCCGGACATGCTGTTCCTGGACGAGCCCACCGCGGGCCTGGACCCCGAGACCCGCCCCGTGGTGCACGAGGTGGTCCGGGAGCAGACGGCGCGCGGCGCCGCCGTCCTCCTGACCACCCACCTGCTCGACGACGCCGAGCGGCTCGCGGACGACGTCGCCATCCTGCGCGCCGGCCGCGTGGTCCGCGCCGGCTCGCTCGCCGACCTGACCCGCGTGGCCGAGGGCGACGTGGTGGACGTGGACTTCGGCGACGCCGCCCCCGAGGCCGTGCGCGCCTGGGCGGACGCCCTCCCCGAGCCGCTGCGGGCCGCCGGCCTCGCCGAGCCCGCCCGCCTGCGGGTGGCCGGCGTCCACGGGCCCGCCGAGCTCGCCGCACTCGCCGCGAGCTGGCACCGCCACGCCCTGATGCCCACCCGCTTCGAGCGCGCCGGACTGCGCCTCGAGCAGATCCTCCGGGAGACCGCCGCATGA
- a CDS encoding ABC transporter permease — translation MSPPTAPGSAAQHAAEPRTAGQVPASGTAPHAGAAPLATRVLRQAAYETGTALRNGEQLLVTVVLPLLALVGVHVTGLLDEPGRSGLDVAVPGVLALAVISSAFTATAIATGFERRYDVLAALATTPLGTLGLVAGKALSVVALLLVQVAVIGGVGLALGWRPEAAGILPAVVALALGAAAFTALGLLLAGTARPEATLAAANLLWVLFGAVGGTVFPSRVPGVDLLPSGALGSALRAALVDGAWAPIPLLVLALWCAVAVAAALRWFRWRP, via the coding sequence ATGAGCCCCCCCACCGCCCCCGGCTCCGCCGCGCAGCACGCCGCCGAGCCCCGCACCGCCGGGCAGGTCCCTGCGTCGGGCACCGCCCCCCACGCCGGGGCCGCCCCGCTGGCCACCCGCGTGCTGCGCCAGGCCGCCTACGAGACCGGCACCGCTCTGCGCAACGGCGAGCAGCTGCTCGTCACGGTGGTCCTGCCGCTGCTCGCCCTGGTGGGCGTGCACGTCACCGGCCTGCTGGACGAGCCCGGCCGCTCCGGCCTCGACGTGGCCGTCCCGGGCGTCCTGGCCCTGGCCGTCATCAGCTCCGCCTTCACCGCGACGGCGATCGCCACCGGCTTCGAGCGCCGCTACGACGTGCTCGCCGCCCTCGCCACGACGCCGCTGGGCACGCTCGGCCTCGTGGCCGGCAAGGCCCTGTCCGTGGTCGCCCTGCTGCTGGTGCAGGTCGCCGTGATCGGCGGGGTCGGCCTGGCCCTCGGCTGGCGCCCCGAGGCGGCGGGGATCCTGCCCGCCGTCGTCGCCCTCGCCCTCGGCGCGGCCGCCTTCACCGCGCTGGGCCTGCTGCTGGCCGGCACCGCGCGGCCCGAGGCCACCCTCGCGGCCGCCAACCTGCTGTGGGTGCTCTTCGGCGCCGTCGGCGGCACCGTGTTCCCCTCGCGCGTGCCCGGCGTGGACCTGCTGCCCTCCGGCGCCCTCGGCTCCGCCCTGCGCGCCGCCCTCGTGGACGGCGCGTGGGCCCCGATCCCCCTGCTCGTGCTCGCCCTGTGGTGCGCCGTGGCCGTGGCCGCGGCGCTCCGCTGGTTCCGCTGGCGGCCCTGA
- a CDS encoding COX15/CtaA family protein yields the protein MSPTPTEARTSQAGLAARLPDRITRGTFALAVASLASEIGIIVTGGAVRLTGSGLGCPTWPKCTPESLTNTPEMGIHGYIEFGNRTLTFVLVVIAAAMFLSLWRLRRTHRSPFWLSVGLLAGIPAQAIVGGIVVLTELDPWWVAGHFIVSSVMVAVATLLVIRIGAERRAGRAGVRVVDGVTTGASRAAAWATFAFTWAAVYLGTVVTGTGPHGGDPDAPRHAFDPLLVTRVHVIPVYLLIAAALVLLFTVRRAEGASRLQRAAVLRLLLAIALQAAIGYTQHFTGLPVVLVILHMLGSALLVAAATEVWDRQRSRYVTAGPAALLDADPTPETANAR from the coding sequence GTGTCCCCCACCCCCACCGAGGCCCGGACCTCGCAGGCCGGCCTCGCCGCCCGCCTGCCCGACCGCATCACGCGGGGCACCTTCGCCCTGGCGGTGGCGTCCCTGGCCTCCGAGATCGGCATCATCGTGACCGGCGGCGCCGTCCGCCTGACCGGCTCCGGCCTGGGCTGCCCCACCTGGCCGAAGTGCACCCCGGAGTCGCTCACCAACACGCCCGAGATGGGCATCCACGGCTACATCGAGTTCGGCAACCGCACGCTCACCTTCGTGCTGGTGGTCATCGCCGCGGCCATGTTCCTGTCCCTGTGGCGCCTGCGCCGCACCCACCGGAGCCCGTTCTGGCTCTCCGTGGGCCTGCTGGCCGGCATCCCTGCGCAGGCGATCGTCGGCGGCATCGTGGTGCTCACCGAGCTCGACCCGTGGTGGGTGGCCGGGCACTTCATCGTCTCCTCCGTCATGGTGGCCGTGGCCACGCTGCTCGTGATCCGCATCGGGGCCGAGCGCCGGGCCGGCCGGGCCGGGGTGCGGGTCGTGGACGGCGTCACCACCGGCGCCTCCCGCGCCGCCGCCTGGGCCACGTTCGCCTTCACCTGGGCGGCCGTCTACCTCGGCACCGTGGTGACCGGCACCGGCCCGCACGGCGGCGACCCGGACGCCCCGCGCCACGCCTTCGACCCGCTGCTGGTCACCCGCGTGCACGTGATCCCGGTGTACCTGCTCATCGCCGCCGCCCTCGTGCTGCTGTTCACCGTGCGCCGCGCCGAGGGCGCCTCCCGCCTCCAGCGGGCGGCCGTGCTGCGGCTGCTGCTGGCCATCGCACTCCAGGCGGCCATCGGCTACACCCAGCACTTCACGGGCCTGCCTGTGGTCCTCGTGATCCTGCACATGCTCGGCTCCGCGCTGCTCGTGGCCGCGGCCACCGAGGTCTGGGACCGCCAGCGCTCCCGGTACGTCACCGCCGGCCCCGCTGCGCTCCTCGACGCCGACCCCACGCCTGAGACCGCCAACGCGCGCTGA